GCCAAGCGGGTCGAGTGCCGAAATGGCGCTGCCCATCGGCCGAGACACGAACGGCACGGCCTCCAGCCGTGCCGAGGTTAATTTCCTAACGCTTAGCAGCGCACAATCTTCGGAGAATCAATCCCCTTGGTGGCGTTGCGGGTGTCCACCACCAGCCGCGACTCGGCGACGATCCTCTTGAAATCGTAAGTCGAGTGGTTGGTGATGATGATGACACAGTCGTACTGGTCCAGCTTTTCGAGCGGCGCGCACGTCATCTGCAGGTTGTAACGGCGCCCGCGGCCAACCTTGGGAAAGTAGGGGTCGTTGTAGCTGACCTCGGCGCCCGCCTTCTTCAACTCCTCGATGATCACCAGAGCCGGCGATTCACGCAGGTCGTCCACGTCCTTCTTGTACGCGACACCCAGAATCAGTACCCGTGCCCCGTTCAGCGACCTGCGATGCTGGTTCAGCGCCCGCGACACCGCCTCTACCACGTGGTAGGGCATGTACGTGTTCACTTCCCCGGCCAGCTCGATGAACTTGGTCTGGAAGTCGAACTCCTTCGCCTTCCAGGAGAGATAGAAGGGATCCACCGGGATGCAGTGCCCGCCGAGGCCGGGGCCTGGATAGAACGGCTGGAAGCCGAAGGGCTTGGTCGAGGCCGCCTCAATCACCTCCCAGATGTCGATGCCCATGCGCATGCACAGCAGCTTCAGCTCGTTCACCAGCGCGATGTTCACGCAGCGATAGATGTTCTCCAGCAACTTCGTCATCTCCGCCGTCTTGGGGCTGGAGACCGGCACGGTGCGCCGGAAGATGGCGGAGTACATGGCCGCCGCCAGTTCGGTCGCACGCGGTGTGGTCCCGCCCACCACCTTGGGAATTTCCTTGCGGTCGAAGTCGCTGCCAGGATTCTCGCGCTCCGGCGAGAAGGCAACGAAGAACACGTTGTCCGAACCCGGCGCATGGCTCGAGACCTTCAGGCCCGACGGGCTCTTTTTCTCCAAGATCGGGATCAGCACCTCTTCGGTCGTGCCCGGATAGGTCGTGCTCTCGAGAATGACCAGCTGCCCGGCCCGCAAGTGGGGCGCGATGGCTTCGCCCGTCGCCCGGATGAAGCTCAAGTCCGGCTCCCGGTACGCATCCAGCGGCGTGGGGACGCAGATGATGATGGCGTCCATCTCCTTCAGGTGGGAGTAGTCGGAGGTAGCCGAGAAACCGCGCTGCCGCGCCTCTTTCACCTGCTCGGCGGGGATGCGATAGATGTACGAGCCGCCCTCGCCCAACACCTTGATTTTGTTCTCGTCGATGTCGAAGCCGGTGACTGGAAATTTCTCTCCACTGAACAGCAGCACCAGGGGCAGACCTATGTACCCCAGGCCGATGATCCCCACTCTGGCGGTGCGGGTTTGGATGCGGGTAAGAAGTTCATCAGACAAGGAGAGCCGCGCGGCCGAAGGTTGCATCTCTGAACACCCCGTGAACGAAAACCATCCCGGATTCTATCATCGGAGCGGGCCGCAGCAGGCGACGCGGGCCCAATCAAGTCCCGTGACCGAGAGCATCGCGGAGGGCATTCTGAGACGCATTCGGGCCGTGAGCACCAGAGGACGGCTTTGGGAACAAAGTGCGGCCAAATTCACAAAAACCGCAAAGTTTTTCGCCTTTTTTGGGCCCACTTTTGAACACAGGAAACCTGGATATCGCATTTTGTTACACTTACGAGCCGTTTTTCGTTGGCCAGAAGGGCCAAAGTTGGCACTCAGCTTGCACCTATCTGAATACTCCGTGCCCTCGGACCGCCCGTTCTAGTATGAGCGTGTGGTCTGTGGCGTAGCGGCCAGGACGTCGCGAAGACGTGGGAGAGGCTAATGTTCCAGGCACAACCTGATAGGCGTACGGAGCAGCGTTTTGCACTTCGCTTGCCGGTAATCGTAAGGTCTTCCGAGGGGGGCCTGAAGGAAGAATCGTCGCAGACGAGGGATGTCAGCGCGCGTGGTGCATTCTTCTTCCTCGAGAACCGCTTGCCGGAAGGAACTCCCATCGAGATGACCCTCACGCTGCCTTCCGAAATCACACTTACCGAAAGCATCAAGGTCCGCTGCAAGGGCCGTGTGGTGCGCATCTTCGACGAGGCGCCGGGGGGCAAAGTCGGCACCGCCGTGATCATCGAACAATACGACTTCGCGCACGAAGTGCACGAGGCCTAGTCCCTGCCTTGATCTCACCGGCGCGGGCATGACCCGCGCCTTTCTTGTTGCCGCGCCCCAGCAAACGGCTGCCCCGTTTAGCACGCCGTCCGGACCGTTCATTTGCTGCTAAACTCCACTCATTGTGAGCCCTCCGCAATCCAAGGGCGAAGGTGAAATGGCTCCCCTGTTTGCCGAACTCTACGCCCGCAGCAAGGCGGAGAGTCTCGGGATCGGACGGGAGCAATTTGCGCGCCTGCTGCAGGCGATCGCCGACAAGTACGCTCCCGGCGCGTCGGAGGTGGAGCTGCGGGTGTTGTACACGTCGTTGCGCGTCGAGGAGCTGGTGCTGGCGCGCGCCTGCGCCGCCGGGCACGACGCCGCCTGGGAGATCTTCCTCACCCGCTTCCGGGAAAAGCTGTACGACGCGGCGCACGCCAT
The window above is part of the Terriglobia bacterium genome. Proteins encoded here:
- a CDS encoding nucleotide sugar dehydrogenase, coding for MQPSAARLSLSDELLTRIQTRTARVGIIGLGYIGLPLVLLFSGEKFPVTGFDIDENKIKVLGEGGSYIYRIPAEQVKEARQRGFSATSDYSHLKEMDAIIICVPTPLDAYREPDLSFIRATGEAIAPHLRAGQLVILESTTYPGTTEEVLIPILEKKSPSGLKVSSHAPGSDNVFFVAFSPERENPGSDFDRKEIPKVVGGTTPRATELAAAMYSAIFRRTVPVSSPKTAEMTKLLENIYRCVNIALVNELKLLCMRMGIDIWEVIEAASTKPFGFQPFYPGPGLGGHCIPVDPFYLSWKAKEFDFQTKFIELAGEVNTYMPYHVVEAVSRALNQHRRSLNGARVLILGVAYKKDVDDLRESPALVIIEELKKAGAEVSYNDPYFPKVGRGRRYNLQMTCAPLEKLDQYDCVIIITNHSTYDFKRIVAESRLVVDTRNATKGIDSPKIVRC
- a CDS encoding PilZ domain-containing protein, which produces MFQAQPDRRTEQRFALRLPVIVRSSEGGLKEESSQTRDVSARGAFFFLENRLPEGTPIEMTLTLPSEITLTESIKVRCKGRVVRIFDEAPGGKVGTAVIIEQYDFAHEVHEA